From the Eschrichtius robustus isolate mEscRob2 chromosome 3, mEscRob2.pri, whole genome shotgun sequence genome, the window TGAATAGAGATTACCCCATAGGCAACAGtcccattttaaaatatgctgtcCCATTGTCCCCCGGAGCCTGCTTTAACTTGTCACGTCATGTGTTCTGCTTGGTATAGAAGATGCATTCGCTGTGCCCATAGGTGGCTGGGCAAGTGCCCAATCGCTCCCTGAAGTAGCTTCATTATGCAACCTTGACAGCTGCCCCCAAGCCCTCCCTCCTCTCACACTGAAACACCCAGACCTGGAGATAGCAGTACACACACCAAGACACGTGCCTAAAACCTAGCACTAAGATATGATACACAGGATACACAatacacagccacacacacagacaagtaCAGATAAGTAAGTACATTCCTACACCCAGACTGATACACAAAGAGCCCCTGCTCGCACACATGTGGCTCAGGCTGTCAACATCACATGGATCCAGCCACAAGCAGCACTAATACCCCCTCCCACAAACACGTCCCTTTTGAACTATCTTTCCTTGGATCAAGTTCAAGGGGACAGAGAAGCAGCGAGAGCCATCAGCTGCCCTTTCCCTCCAACTTCCCAGCACATCTCTTATCTCTGTCTCACACTTCACCTCTggccccctcttccttccttgtgCTTGAAGAATCCCTTTATGCTGGGAACCCCCTGGCTTCTCCACCTTTGGAAAGCCTCCCTTTCCACCTTCGGGAAAATACCCACCTTCTGGTCCCCacctttttcctttcctgagtGCAGGTCCCCACCAGCGGAATCCACCCTCAAAACAGGAAGCCCCGGGCCAGGGCCTCAAGTGGTCCTGAGGCTCAGGCAGGCAGTGGGCGTGGGGTAAAGACTTCCTGAATGCATCCCCATCCTGCACTGCCCGCCCCATAGCCCTGCCCAGAGCCAATGGCCTTCATTAGTCCCTGGCACTTATCTGGGAACCACAGCCACTGACAGAACTATCCCAGCCCATCTCTCTGCCTGCCCTGAGCCCAGCAGTGTCATGGGGAACTGTCTGCACCCGGTGAGTGTGGGGCTGAGCCCAcagcccctccctctctgccccccacccctccttctGTCTGCCCCTCGGGTCTGTatacctctctccttctctcattTCTTGTCCCTTCCCTCGTTTTCCTTCTCCCCTTGTTACCTCAGTGTCCTAGGTCCCCCATTATTTGCCTCCTCATTCATCTTTGTCAGTTCCATCcagacctcccccctccccgctctCCCAGTCCTGTCCACTCCCcttcccttgtttttcttttcttttttttttttttttaagattttttttttttgccatggaccatttttttaagtctttattgaatttgttacaatattgcttctgttttatgttttggttttttggccgcgaggcatgtgggattttagctccccgaccagggatcaaacccgcatcccccagcactggaccaccagggaagtcccttcctttgCTTTCTTATGACTCTTGGCTCCTCCTGAGTCGCCCTGCCTTGTCCTCTCCCACCATCCCCACTCCATCCAGCTCTTCCAGCCCCCACTTCCCCACTGtctttctctccccacctcttGCCCTCGGTTCCCAGGATACCCTTCAGTGGGGTAACTAGATGCTCTGATTGCCCCTTCTGAGAATGTCCTCCAGGTGGCTGATGACAACTGTACTAAGTTGGCCGTTGAAGACAAGAATTGGAGTGAATTTCTTGAGTTGTACGACGCAGACTATAACTTCACCGATGTGGAAGCAGCTGCGCCCTGCCACTCCTGTATCCTGCTCGACGACTCCTCACTGCCCTTCTTCATCCTCGCCAGTGTCCTGGGCATCCTGATGAGTGGAGCCGTCCTCTACGCGTTTCTCAGACCTCTGTTCCCCCGTCGGGTCTACCAGAACCGGTCTATCCTGGTGCAGTTGGCTGTGGGCAGTGCTCTCTTCAGCATTATGGTGCCCATCCTGGCACGGGGGCTAAGTGGGGCCCTCATCACCTCCCTGTGCCACCTAGCTCACTTGGTCTCGTATGGCTCAGCCTTTGCCCAAGCTCTGCTGATAGGGTGCCATGCCTGCCTGGGCCCCAAACTGGGTATAGGTCACGTCCCAGGCCTCAGGCTGGGGATCAGTGTGGGACTTTGGGGAGTGGCTGCCCTATTATCACTGCCAATCACGCTGGGCAGTGACACTTCCCATGGACTCTGCACAGTGACCTTCAGCGGGGAATGGGAAATTCTGCGGTACATACATGCTGCAGCCTGTTTTGCCATCTTCATCTTGTTGCCACTGGGTTTGTTGGGAGCCAAGGGGCTGAAGAAGGCATTGGGCAGGGGGCCATGTCCCTGGGTTGATATCCTGTGCGTCTGGTTCATTTTCTGGTGGCCTCAGGGCATGGTTCTGGGATTGGACTCCCTGGTGAGGTCCAGGGCCATGGTGGTGTCAACATGTCTGGCCCAGCAGACCCTGGACGTGCTGCTGGACCTGGCAGAAGCCCTGGCAATATTGCACTGTGTGGCTACACCCCTGCTCCTTGCCCAGGTCTGCTACCAGGCCATTCAAACTTCTCTGCCCTCCTTGCCTCTCTCGGCAGCACAGTCTTCTCATCTGGACATCCTTGGATGCAAATCCTAGCTCTCTTCCCACCTGTCAACCTGAATTAAAGTCTATGCTGTTTTTATGAAGCTGGTGGTTTCTTGTTTTGTCTGGGGATgtagaggagagggaggagaatggagagagagagagagagatttcacaCCAGACTTTCCTGGCAGCGTCTGCTTCTCTGGCTGGCCTGGGGAGAAAATGAATGATGTGCAAACATCCTCGGGGCACACAGATGTTCTCTTGAGGTGTGGGGTTACTGCCATCTCAAGGGGGGAGAGCAGGGGGACCAGAATATGAGGAGAGCAGCTAAACCTAAACTAGAAGAGATGGCTTAGCtagtaaagaaagaagagaagctgTTGCAGAAAGCAAATGAAATCGGAAtagaagccagagagagaaaaacagagaaaactgaagatgaggCCAGAGCAtgactcctcctctctgctcagccTGTCCagccttcctccctgccttctgTCTCCCTGTTGGCTTTGCTTAgagatcagggtggtggtggggaaggtgGAGAGAAGCATCCTGGGGGACCTTACTTAGTCCAGGGAGCATATCAAGATAATTCTAAAGCCACTTCCCAGGAGTCATCTCTCCGAGGTTTACTCCTCAGCATAATCcaaatgcctgtgtgtgtgtgtgtgtgtgtgtgtgtgtgcatgtgtgcatctGTCTGTCCTCAATCTGTTAGAACCCATATCCACGTTTGATGCATGCATGTAATAACAGATGTCTACGTGTATACTTGCCTCTCCATCAgtgtctgatttgcatttgtgtaTGCTCTGATCTCTCTCaggcctctccctccacctcattCTGTTCTCCTTCCTTGTTCTCAGGATATGGAATCAGGATTTGTAACTCACTCCTTACCAAATGAGTTTTCCTTACTCCGGTTTCTGTATCTAGTCTTCTCCGTGGAAGGCTGTGTAGAGGGAACTAAAATAACCAAGATGTTGTGAAGCCTGAGATACTTAATGGGAAAGGGCCTGATCTGGCTGGGTCATCTTCTTGGAATCCCCCAAATTTCCCTTTCAAACACCTTTCAGCTCTCAAAATAAACCTTTTTTGTTTGCCACACAAATATATCCTTCCGCTTTCCACGCTGTACCCTTTCACCctgggcgcccccccccccccaccgcccctttCTCGGGATGCTTAGTCATGATCCTGAGGGCTTTTTCTCAGCCAAGTTCGGGTGATGATGGTAAGGACCATGAATAAGCCCCACTTCATAAGGGGAACAACTTCTACTGGCACCAACAAATTCACCGTCTACCcaagataccacacacacacaaatgagtttCTCCCTCCAACCCAGTTAAAAAGCTGGGGAGACTTGAGAGGTACCTTACATCTGTCTGAATCTAGGTATGGtctttcatttttcaaagatgTGCTATAACTGGTTTCTCCCCTAAACCGTTTCTGCTTGACTCTGGACTTTGGAGATAAGTAGGAGAgtgcaggagaggagcagagatgAGTTAGAGCATCCTAGGCTCGGGGAATTTTCCTTGGTGGGTGCAGTGACAAATCCTCTCAGTCCCCCACCTCCTGTCTCCTAGCAACCACCAGATTAGCTGCCGATTGGTGTATCCTAAattgaaaggtgggatttagggACCTATTGAGAGGTGGGAGACATTCTGAAACagaaaggaagacagagaaaatgaaaaaagacataATTTACAAACCTAAATTATGCTAAGGTCTCCAACCACAGTTTATGCATGTGTCCCagtgttctcttttttcttactcCCTTTCCCGCCTAGTCTCATAGTTTGCCCCCGTGCAGCACCTGACCACTCTCAATCCTTCAGACATTGGCCAACTCCCTTACAAGCTACTGGATTCAGAGGCTGACCTAGTTAAGGGGGGAGGAGAGGGCATTTTCGACTTGCTTGTTGAATCTTCCAGTGTCAACCTGATGCAAGGGAGGCTTAATTTAAGACCACTGGGGTTGTCTTATCTACACCCCAAGCCATGCCTCCAGATAGAAATCCCTCTTTGCTCAGTCCTGTTAGAGAGACCCTCAGATAGCTCTGCAGCTCTCACATCTTTCACAAAAGAAAGGCAGAGGCAGAAGCCTGCAGCTGATAAGAGGTCAGGATGGGTTGGAGACGCCTCCCCATGGCTATCTCCTCCCCATTCCACCTCTACAGCTTTGCCCCAGTCCCCTAGGGGGCTGGCCTTTCCCTGTGTTATCTACACTGAATTTGGATAGTTCTTCTGTAAGTCTAACCCTGGCCTCAGTCATTTCTTTAAGGCTTTCCTGGGGTCCTGTCACCCCAGTCCATTTAACCCACTAAATGCCACCAGCCACTCCCAAACTAGTCTAACTCTGGCATCTTTTCTGCAACCCTTCAGGAATACAAATCCTATTTCCTTTGAACCCTTAAGAATTTAATCTCAGGGAAGGCAAAGACTTTAGCTGTGTATGAGTTATTGGGCCTAAAGAAAAAATCCTCTCAGAAAGATGACAGCCAGGGAGCAAGCTCTTGGGAACACTCCACACCCTGGGGAGGGGTCAGTCTGCATTGCTTCTTTATGGAGAGAGACTTATTCCCTAAGGGAAGATGGAAGATCACATTGACGCCCATAGTTCATTGATTTCAAACTGCAACCCCTCCCAAAGGATTTAGGAAGCAAATACCTGGTCCTCACACCCTTTTATCTACTCCTATTTGTGTAAACCCCCAGCCCCATCATCACCTTCCTCCAGAAACCACCCTCAGAGAATTCTGATTGAAAACTTCACTGGGGTTTCAAACCCAATTCATCGCCAACTCTAATTGCCAGGGATTTGCATGAAAACCATTGTATGCTATCCAATTATTCTCTGGGCACAAGGAGAATCGCAGTTTTAATTAACAATAACGCACCTTGCAGACGAATGTGACTGTTTAGGTTAATAAACAAGTCCAAGCCCTTCCAGATCATCGCTGCACATCTTCTCGTGATTTGGGCAGGAGGGGCGTGGGGCACGCAGGGTGTGGGGGGAGGTTAGAAGTCCATTCAGCCAAAATGCGTGTCAGCTTTCATCTTCCCTATAACTATCTGGTGAAGGGAAGGGGGAATCTCCAGGAGAAAGGGGTCCTTGAAAAAACTGATTTAGGGAAATCTAGGGGCATAGTATTAGGGGGATTTTAGGCATCTTTACATCACCCTTagacttttagaaaccttttagaCACAGTTGTAGAAACAAGAGGAAGAGGTCCTTGTAATGCTCAAATATCTCTGATTCATTGTCCAGTTGCTTGCAAATTTGATGTCTTCCATGAGATCCCCAACAGTCCCAACCCTGCCATTTCTCCCCATATTTTTGGGTATGTTCCTACCATATTTGGGGGACACTTAGAAGTTGTTTACTCCCTAAGATTTCACAGATAATGTCCCAAGTTCCACCCTTGACCTCCTCAAGGAtcattctttgtacttttcttccTGGGTAATTCTCTGCATCCTGGAAGAATACACTGCATGTGACTCCAAACTGGATGTTTCTGAAGGGCCTGggccttctcttctccctctacATCAGGTATCATTAGcgtatgggggaggggagatcaCAGCTCTCTTGGAAAATCTGATGAAAGTTGTGAAGTCTCTTTTCAGGAAAATATAATATTACACCCCAAATTTGGTATTTAGTTCTCCCCTGCTGTACCCAGAGCTAAACTCACATGCTTTCCCACTGCCTATTGGGACTTCCATAAGTCTCCTCCCTGCTCAGTAAGCCAGAGGCCCAGTGGCCTAGGGGACTTTCTGTTCTTTGAATGGGCAAGTCCTGTTTCCACTATAAGAGTCTCTGCCCTTGACATCTCTTTTACCCAGAACGCTCTTTCCTGTGCTTTTTCCATGACTGACACCTTCCCATACTTGAGATCTCAATGCAAATCTCGCCTCCTCCAAGAATGACCTTCCCTGACATCCAATGGGCTATAGCCCCCAGCCACCTCACGCACCTACTGATTCCCCACCAATTCACCTGGGACGTTTCCAGTGTACCATGTATCACACATTGAAATCGtctctttcttcatttgtttgcttacCAACTTATTGCTAATCTACCCTTCCTCCCACCACTAGAAAACAAGCACCAAGAGTGCAAGAACTTTTCCCCTTTTGTGACTGGAGCATAATCAGAGCTCAGTAAACATGTGCTAAATATgggaattaattaattttatatgaaGAAAGCATGGTCCCCACCCTGGAGGGTTTACGGTCCCGTGGGGAAGAGGAACAAGTAAGCAAATAATTAGCACAGAAGAACTGCCAGAAAACAGAGCTCCTCTCCATAAGTCCTATAGGCCATCTCTCCCACACCATGCAAGCATTTGGTGGCTGAAGAGATTGGAGGGCTGTCAGCACACAATTTCTGAGAACCTGTTTTCTGGATCAACTTTCAGGTGGCTGGAGCTGGGGGACTTCACCACTTCACCACAGTTCCCCAGCCACGTTGGAGGAATAATGCGTGCTTTCCTTTGGGACAAAGCTGCGAGCTTTGGACAGCAGGGGAAAGCTGGGAAGCGCTGTCATTCTTCGTCTTTACTTGTGGAAAAGTGAGTCCCAGGAGACTCACCAGAGTTCTGGGAGACAGTTTTCCATTGGCTCAGAACCAAATTTGGAGCCTAGCCACCTCCTCACATTTCATCACACTCAGCGGGAGAGCCCACACCCTCCTTGGATCTAAAAGTCATTTCCGTCtccttgctgatttttttcttctctgttctccctcctcctcttctttagtTCCAGGTTAGTGCCCCTGCCCCCTAGCCTTTCCCAACCTCTGAACTCTGGTTCCTTCTTTCCCATTCTGGCCTCTGTAGCCAGAATGTGGCATTTATCTCTCTGCAGTTCTAGGTACTTGGTCGGGTTAACCCTTTAAGGCACTTAGGGGTGTATAATTCATTTCATTTAAAGGATGTATTGAGTGCCTTCTAAGTTCAAGACACTGTGAGAGGTCCCAGAAGACACAGAAGTGAATCAGACACAGTTCTGGACATCAGCATCTCTCTGGACTCATCTGGTCCCCTCCTGTCCCCTTCCTTCCTTGGTTCGCAGGCTTTCCCAGCCCTCTCCCTAATAACCCTGAACATATCCGGATCCCAGGACACACTGGAAATCCACAAGGCCCTCCGTCACATAGACCGCTACGTCCAGGCCTCTGTTTCACAGCTACAGACCCTTAGCAAACCATAAAGCCCCCGGCCAATGGGTAGTCTGGTCTCACTGTCACATCCAGAATGTTCTTTATATACAGATACAGAGAAGTTACAAGAATAAAGGACATTTTTCCTTTCACACTCTTATAAGGTAGATGTGGTGGATTCTGGAAGCCAGTGCAATGAAGGCCAATTACCCAGAAAAGAGGGGATGGGTGTGGAGCATTGGAAAAGAAAGTTGTTTGCAAATCAGTTGGCCCTTTTCTGTCTGTGACCtgagagagagg encodes:
- the ACKR1 gene encoding atypical chemokine receptor 1, whose translation is MGNCLHPVADDNCTKLAVEDKNWSEFLELYDADYNFTDVEAAAPCHSCILLDDSSLPFFILASVLGILMSGAVLYAFLRPLFPRRVYQNRSILVQLAVGSALFSIMVPILARGLSGALITSLCHLAHLVSYGSAFAQALLIGCHACLGPKLGIGHVPGLRLGISVGLWGVAALLSLPITLGSDTSHGLCTVTFSGEWEILRYIHAAACFAIFILLPLGLLGAKGLKKALGRGPCPWVDILCVWFIFWWPQGMVLGLDSLVRSRAMVVSTCLAQQTLDVLLDLAEALAILHCVATPLLLAQVCYQAIQTSLPSLPLSAAQSSHLDILGCKS